One part of the Nostoc sp. PCC 7120 = FACHB-418 genome encodes these proteins:
- a CDS encoding MarR family winged helix-turn-helix transcriptional regulator gives MKLDKPSQEGANSVECAAKVMETVPSVMRFIRAKMRAHKATFLSIPQLRSLAFLNRNPGASLSDLAEHLGVTSATASATIERLVQRELVQRIHHPQERRRIVLTLTDEGKSILQQSLDETRAQIADLLEGLTAEEISQVEKGLALLKNVFDQTEFTPPKR, from the coding sequence ATGAAGCTCGATAAACCCTCTCAAGAAGGTGCAAATTCTGTAGAATGTGCCGCCAAAGTAATGGAAACAGTACCCTCAGTGATGCGGTTTATCCGAGCGAAAATGCGAGCGCACAAAGCCACTTTTTTATCGATACCACAATTGCGATCGCTAGCATTCCTCAATCGTAACCCCGGAGCGTCCTTATCTGATCTAGCAGAGCATTTAGGTGTCACCTCTGCTACAGCATCAGCCACAATCGAACGGCTAGTACAACGGGAATTAGTGCAACGGATTCACCATCCACAAGAGCGCAGACGTATTGTCCTCACTCTGACTGATGAGGGGAAATCTATTTTGCAACAATCTTTAGATGAAACACGCGCCCAAATTGCTGATCTTTTGGAAGGTCTGACAGCCGAGGAAATATCCCAAGTTGAAAAAGGATTGGCTTTACTCAAAAATGTCTTTGATCAAACGGAATTCACCCCCCCCAAGCGCTGA
- a CDS encoding MFS transporter encodes MSLIKRNSPPPSAEANQHDPFAALRFRDYRLFTLGRVLLSVGSQMQTVAIGWELYERTNSAMVLGGVGLAQVLPMIALTLVAGDIADRRSRKLTILLSVMLLALCSLGLAVLSYTRGAVFLIYGCLALIGVGRAFLKPASDAIMWQLIPVNVFTNAATWNSSSFQLASVAGPALGGLGIAVLGSATGVYILAAIAGFLCFLFMAAIKEKTVERVTEPISLQVLAAGAKFIWENQLILAAITLDMFAVLLGGAVALLPVFAKDILQVGPVELGYLQAAPSIGALIMAVTLAYLPPLRKAGTALLWSVIGFGVVTIIFGLSRWFWLSLIMLTLSGALDTISVVIRHTLVQIRTPDQLRGRVAAINSVFISASNELGGFESGLTAALFGPVLSVVGGGIGTILVVVATAAIWPGIVKLGSLQEYE; translated from the coding sequence ATGTCTTTGATCAAACGGAATTCACCCCCCCCAAGCGCTGAAGCTAACCAGCACGACCCCTTTGCCGCTTTGAGGTTTCGAGACTATCGCCTATTTACATTAGGACGTGTGCTGCTATCTGTGGGATCACAGATGCAGACTGTAGCTATTGGTTGGGAACTCTACGAACGCACTAACTCAGCTATGGTGTTAGGTGGCGTGGGGTTAGCCCAAGTCTTACCGATGATTGCCCTCACCTTAGTTGCTGGAGATATTGCCGATCGCCGTTCACGCAAACTGACTATATTATTGTCAGTAATGTTATTAGCGCTCTGCTCCCTGGGTTTAGCAGTACTGTCTTATACTAGAGGCGCAGTATTTTTAATTTATGGCTGCTTGGCGCTTATTGGTGTGGGTAGAGCATTTCTCAAGCCTGCCAGTGATGCAATTATGTGGCAGTTAATACCAGTGAATGTGTTTACCAATGCAGCCACTTGGAATAGTAGTAGCTTTCAGTTAGCATCTGTGGCTGGCCCGGCTTTGGGTGGTTTGGGGATTGCAGTACTAGGAAGCGCCACAGGAGTGTATATCTTAGCAGCGATCGCTGGTTTTTTGTGTTTTCTCTTCATGGCAGCAATCAAAGAGAAAACAGTTGAGCGTGTCACTGAACCTATATCCTTACAAGTACTAGCCGCCGGTGCTAAGTTCATTTGGGAAAATCAATTAATTCTGGCAGCTATTACCTTAGATATGTTTGCTGTCTTATTAGGAGGCGCAGTTGCACTGTTACCAGTCTTTGCCAAAGATATTTTGCAGGTGGGGCCAGTAGAACTGGGATACTTACAAGCAGCGCCTTCCATCGGCGCTTTAATTATGGCTGTGACCTTAGCCTATCTCCCACCACTACGTAAAGCTGGGACAGCTTTATTGTGGTCTGTGATTGGCTTTGGTGTGGTGACAATTATCTTTGGTCTTTCCCGGTGGTTTTGGCTATCCCTAATCATGCTTACCCTGAGTGGCGCACTAGATACTATCAGCGTAGTGATTCGCCATACATTGGTGCAAATCAGAACCCCCGACCAATTACGCGGTCGAGTTGCAGCGATTAATAGCGTATTTATTAGCGCTTCCAATGAGTTGGGAGGTTTTGAATCTGGTCTAACGGCAGCTTTATTCGGCCCTGTGCTTTCCGTAGTTGGTGGCGGTATTGGCACGATTTTAGTCGTGGTTGCTACGGCTGCGATTTGGCCGGGAATTGTCAAGTTAGGGTCACTGCAAGAATATGAATGA